One segment of Solanum stenotomum isolate F172 chromosome 1, ASM1918654v1, whole genome shotgun sequence DNA contains the following:
- the LOC125847599 gene encoding putative pentatricopeptide repeat-containing protein At3g25970, producing the protein MKLLLSSLSKVRAAHCRAIKLAHITDTYIATPILNGYTKCREIGTALKMFDEIPHRDTASWNIMISGYVNSGRFLSAWVFLNLMKEDGFCLNEYTFGSILKGIASNGLLSLGQQVHCDVVKMGYVGNVYAASALLDMYAKCGKVDDANEVFQTMPERNYVSWNAIIAGYAGKGDIDYGFWLLRGMEQEGVQLDDGTFSPLLTLLNDDKFYKLTMQVHGKVEKLGLGCEVKVFNALITAYSQCGSIESAESVFDGTISCRDSVTWNSMLAAYLEHDKEKQAFELFLYMERLGLEMDSYTYTSIISGCFEVRHNSQGKCLHALVIKRGLENVTIISTVLISMYVKSCTNSMDDALTVFENLDAKDSVSWNSILTGLSQKGWSEIVFKKFTKMRVENLEMDEYSFSATLRSCSDLATLRFGQQVHAFALKLRSESYKYVSSALILMYSNCGIIEDAWKSFEVSPKESSISWNSIMFAYAQHGQGKLVLDLFFLMKQSEVKVDHITFVAVLTACSHTGLVEEGCRFFESMEADFGIVPRMEHYACAIDLLGRAGRLEEAKDLVKGMPFDPDAMVLRTLLGTCRSCGDIDYASEVASHLLELEPGEHSTYVLLSDMYRQFKKWDNIATIKRLMRERNVTKVPGWSWIEVQNEVHAFNVEDLSHTHCHEIYAKLRELTDEIMFSESENASGLTISTGDQESVV; encoded by the coding sequence ATGAAGCTACTGCTCTCATCCTTGTCTAAAGTAAGGGCAGCCCATTGTCGAGCTATCAAGTTAGCACACATCACTGATACATACATTGCCACTCCTATCTTAAACGGATACACAAAATGCAGAGAAATTGGTACTGCTCTCAAGATGTTCGACGAAATTCCCCACAGAGATACTGCTTCTTGGAACATCATGATTTCTGGATATGTCAATTCTGGGAGATTTCTGAGTGCTTGGGTGTTCCTTAATTTGATGAAAGAAGATGGGTTTTGTTTAAATGAATATACTTTTGGAAGCATACTGAAGGGTATTGCTTCTAATGGCTTATTGTCCTTAGGTCAACAGGTGCACTGTGATGTGGTTAAAATGGGCTATGTCGGGAATGTTTATGCCGCCAGTGCGCTATTGGACATGTATGCTAAGTGTGGAAAAGTTGACGATGCAAATGAAGTGTTTCAAACCATGCCTGAACGTAATTATGTCTCATGGAATGCTATAATAGCAGGGTATGCAGGGAAAGGTGATATAGATTATGGTTTTTGGTTGTTGAGAGGTATGGAGCAAGAGGGAGTGCAGCTGGATGATGGAACCTTCTCTCCGCTTTTAACGTTACTTAATGACGATAAGTTTTACAAGTTGACTATGCAGGTTCatggaaaagttgaaaaactTGGTTTAGGTTGTGAGGTCAAAGTGTTTAATGCTCTAATTACTGCGTATTCCCAATGTGGCAGTATTGAAAGTGCGGAAAGTGTTTTTGATGGTACTATTAGTTGCAGAGATTCAGTAACGTGGAATTCAATGCTAGCAGCTTATTTAGAACATGACAAGGAGAAGCAAGCATTTGAACTATTCTTGTACATGGAAAGGCTTGGGTTGGAAATGGATTCTTATACATATACTAGTATAATAAGTGGTTGTTTTGAGGTAAGACATAACAGTCAAGGGAAGTGTTTACATGCTTTGGTTATCAAGAGGGGATTGGAAAATGTAACTATAATCTCGACTGTGTTGATTTCGATGTATGTCAAATCATGCACAAACTCTATGGATGATGCACTGACAGTATTCGAAAACCTGGATGCAAAGGATTCTGTTTCTTGGAACTCCATTTTGACCGGATTGTCACAGAAGGGTTGGAGTGAAATTGTTTTCAAAAAGTTTACAAAGATGAGGGTGGAAAACCTGGAGATGGATGAGTATTCCTTTTCTGCCACCCTGAGATCGTGTTCAGATTTGGCTACTCTTCGATTTGGTCAACAAGTTCATGCCTTTGCACTAAAACTACGGTCTGAGTCATATAAGTATGTGAGCAGTGCTTTGATACTTATGTACTCCAACTGTGGAATCATTGAAGATGCTTGGAAGTCCTTTGAAGTTTCTCCCAAAGAGAGTTCGATATCTTGGAACTCGATCATGTTTGCTTATGCACAACATGGGCAGGGTAAGCTCGTGCTTGACCTCTTCTTCCTAATGAAACAAAGCGAAGTGAAAGTTGATCATATCACTTTTGTGGCAGTCTTGACTGCGTGCAGTCACACTGGTTTGGTTGAAGAAGGTTGCCGTTTTTTTGAGTCTATGGAAGCTGATTTTGGAATTGTTCCTAGAATGGAACATTATGCTTGTGCAATTGATTTACTTGGGCGGGCTGGGCGTCTTGAGGAGGCAAAAGATCTAGTTAAAGGGATGCCATTTGATCCTGATGCAATGGTTTTGAGAACTCTACTCGGTACTTGTCGATCATGCGGTGATATTGATTATGCAAGTGAGGTGGCTAGCCATTTGCTCGAATTGGAGCCGGGAGAGCATAGCACCTATGTTTTGCTCTCAGACATGTACCGACAATTCAAGAAGTGGGATAATATAGCTACTATTAAGAGGCTGATGAGGGAAAGGAATGTCACTAAGGTACCTGGTTGGAGTTGGATAGAAGTGCAAAACGAGGTGCATGCTTTCAATGTGGAGGACCTATCACATACTCATTGCCATGAGATTTATGCAAAATTGAGAGAGTTGACAGATGAGATCATGTTCTCTGAATCTGAAAATGCTAGCGGCTTAACGATTTCTACGGGTGATCAGGAATCAGTGGTTTAA
- the LOC125845848 gene encoding transcription factor DUO1 has product MSEIKKGPWKEEEDQVLIKHVKKYGPRDWSSIRSKGLLQRTGKSCRLRWVNKLRPNLKNGVKFSAEEERTVIELQAQFGNKWARIATYMPGRTDNDVKNFWSSRQKRLAKILRNSVPQPSKPQKSISKEAPALPNVPSLEEPKLNSSIEERPLVVSQHCSSSYTNNFDTINMVPLPELVNSTSLPFDQELPPLEFTPNEKRICIWPQFPLPFPHIPVQTNFGQPLEHQELPMKLEDNDLLDYFGQLSASDIGGNVQVPLAPSCSSGQDQRELEYPLTPDSFIDDFPLDMFDYIDPLQSPSGW; this is encoded by the exons ATGAGTGAGATAAAGAAAGGGCCATGGAAAGAGGAGGAAGATCAAGTGTTGATTAAGCATGTCAAGAAGTATGGTCCAAGAGATTGGAGCTCCATTCGATCCAAAGGTCTTTTACAGCGTACTGGAAAGTCTTGTCGTCTTCGTTGGGTTAATAAACTTCGACCTAACTTGAAAAA TGGAGTGAAGTTTTCAGCAGAAGAGGAAAGGACTGTGATTGAACTTCAGGCACAATTTGGAAACAAATGGGCACGAATTGCTACGTATATGCCTGGAAGAACTGACAATGATGTCAAGAATTTTTGGAGTAGCCGGCAGAAGAGATTGGCTAAGATTCTACGAAACTCAGTGCCACAGCCTAGTAAACCACAAAAGAGTATCAGCAAAGAAGCCCCTGCTCTCCCCAATGTTCCTTCACTAGAG GAACCAAAACTGAACTCATCCATAGAGGAAAGACCTTTGGTCGTGTCCCAGCATTGCTCATCATCCTATACGAATAACTTTGACACAATCAACATGGTCCCATTGCCAGAGCTAGTGAACTCAACTTCACTTCCTTTTGATCAAGAACTGCCTCCACTTGAGTTCACTCCTAATGAGAAGAGAATCTGCATCTGGCCGCAGTTTCCGCTCCCTTTTCCTCACATTCCAGTCCAAACCAACTTTGGTCAACCACTTGAACATCAAGAATTACCCATGAAACTTGAGGACAATGACTTGTTGGATTATTTTGGGCAGCTCAGTGCTTCCGACATAGGAGGAAATGTGCAAGTCCCTCTTGCTCCTTCGTGTTCATCAGGACAAGATCAGAGAGAATTGGAGTACCCCCTTACCCCAGATAGCTTCATCGATGACTTCCCCTTGGACATGTTCGATTATATTGATCCATTGCAAAGCCCATCTGGTTGGTGA